A genomic segment from Amycolatopsis camponoti encodes:
- a CDS encoding SDR family oxidoreductase: protein MAVRKNILITGASSGLGEGMARQFAAKGRNLALCARRTDRLEKLAAELTAAHPGIKVVTRKLDVTDHDSVFTVFEEFRAELGSLDRVIVNAGLGKGQPVGKGRFDANRQTLEVNFVAAAAQIEAAAGIFREQGAGHLAVVSSFSAIRGLPRNLTAYAASKAGISAFVDGTRLELKPKGITVTDIRPGYIESEMNDRIGRNPLLTRAESGARALVKAVEAERARAYVPAWPWVPMSLVMRLAPAAVLRRFA, encoded by the coding sequence ATGGCCGTCCGCAAGAACATCCTGATCACCGGCGCGAGCAGCGGTTTGGGCGAAGGCATGGCCCGGCAGTTCGCGGCCAAGGGCCGCAATCTCGCCCTCTGCGCGCGACGCACCGACCGGCTCGAAAAACTGGCCGCCGAGCTGACCGCGGCCCACCCCGGGATCAAGGTCGTCACGCGCAAGCTCGACGTCACCGACCACGACAGCGTCTTCACCGTCTTCGAGGAGTTCCGCGCCGAGCTGGGGTCCCTCGACCGGGTGATCGTGAACGCCGGGCTCGGGAAGGGGCAGCCGGTCGGGAAGGGGCGGTTCGACGCCAACCGGCAGACCCTCGAGGTCAACTTCGTCGCGGCCGCCGCCCAGATCGAGGCCGCCGCCGGGATCTTCCGCGAGCAGGGCGCCGGGCACCTCGCCGTCGTCTCGTCGTTCAGCGCGATCCGCGGCCTGCCGCGCAACCTCACCGCGTACGCCGCTTCGAAGGCGGGGATCTCGGCGTTCGTCGACGGCACGCGCCTGGAGCTCAAGCCGAAGGGCATCACGGTCACCGACATCCGGCCGGGCTACATCGAGTCGGAGATGAACGACCGGATCGGCCGGAACCCGTTGCTGACCAGGGCCGAGAGCGGCGCGCGGGCGCTGGTCAAGGCGGTCGAGGCCGAGCGGGCGCGGGCTTACGTCCCGGCGTGGCCCTGGGTGCCGATGAGCCTCGTGATGCGCCTGGCGCCGGCCGCGGTCCTGCGGAGGTTCGCGTGA
- a CDS encoding phosphotransferase family protein codes for MTTVEVREEDAFDAAAVHAWLAARVEGLGDEPPGVRQFPGGASNLTYLLTYPDRELILRRPPAGHKAASAHDMRREYRVQHALRPVFPYVPRMLAFGDDPAVLGGDFYVMEKLDGLILRGDLPEGMTLTPEQARELSGKVVDRLVDLHAVDVEKAGLADLGKGAGYVERQIRGWSDRYTAARTDNVGDFAEVREWLASNQPAEVKICLIHNDYRLDNLVLDGPSTLNITGVLDWEMATLGDPLMELGSMLAYWVQAGDDDVMQASRRQPTHLPGTFTREEFVARYEEKTGLAIGDWRFYEVYGLFRLAAVLQQLYRRYHDGATRNPAFKDFWQFVGYLDWRCREIIAKGSV; via the coding sequence GTGACCACCGTCGAGGTGCGCGAGGAAGACGCCTTCGACGCGGCCGCGGTGCACGCCTGGCTGGCCGCGCGGGTCGAGGGCCTCGGCGACGAGCCGCCGGGCGTCCGGCAGTTCCCCGGCGGCGCGTCGAACCTGACGTACCTGCTGACCTACCCGGACCGCGAGCTGATCCTGCGCCGCCCGCCCGCCGGGCACAAGGCGGCGTCGGCGCACGACATGCGGCGCGAATACCGCGTGCAGCACGCGCTGCGGCCGGTGTTCCCGTACGTGCCGCGGATGCTGGCGTTCGGCGACGACCCCGCCGTGCTCGGCGGCGACTTCTACGTCATGGAGAAGCTGGACGGCCTGATCCTGCGCGGCGACCTGCCCGAGGGCATGACGCTGACGCCGGAGCAGGCGCGCGAGCTGTCCGGCAAGGTCGTCGACCGGCTGGTGGACCTGCACGCCGTCGACGTCGAGAAGGCCGGGCTGGCCGACCTCGGCAAGGGCGCCGGGTACGTCGAGCGGCAGATCCGCGGCTGGTCGGACCGCTACACCGCGGCGCGCACGGACAACGTCGGCGACTTCGCGGAGGTGCGCGAGTGGCTGGCTTCGAACCAGCCCGCCGAGGTCAAGATCTGCCTGATCCACAACGACTACCGGCTCGACAACCTGGTCCTCGACGGCCCGTCGACGCTGAACATCACCGGCGTCCTCGACTGGGAGATGGCCACGCTCGGCGACCCGCTGATGGAGCTGGGCAGCATGCTCGCCTACTGGGTCCAGGCCGGCGACGACGACGTCATGCAGGCCAGCCGCCGCCAGCCGACGCACCTGCCCGGGACGTTCACGCGCGAGGAGTTCGTCGCGCGGTACGAGGAGAAGACCGGGCTGGCCATCGGCGACTGGCGGTTCTACGAGGTCTACGGCCTGTTCCGGCTCGCCGCGGTGCTGCAGCAGCTGTACCGCCGCTACCACGACGGCGCCACCCGCAACCCGGCGTTCAAGGACTTCTGGCAGTTCGTCGGGTACCTCGACTGGCGCTGCCGCGAGATCATCGCGAAGGGGAGTGTCTGA
- a CDS encoding histidine phosphatase family protein gives MGAIYLVRHGQASFGAEDYDALSPRGFEQSTVVGAELLRRTVSFGQVRSGTLARQRDTAATALKVLGSDVPVVEDPRWNEYDHVDIARHHAGGAPQEDSRAYQGVLDAALTAWTTAGADGPCAETWPAFLERCRGALADLVAALGKGEHAVVFTSGGVIATICGLLLGTPEVGLLKLNRVTVNGGITKLVSGRGGVTMLSFNEHPHFEADAASLLTYR, from the coding sequence GTGGGCGCGATCTACCTGGTCCGGCACGGACAGGCGTCGTTCGGCGCCGAGGACTACGACGCGCTGTCGCCGCGCGGGTTCGAGCAGTCCACTGTGGTCGGTGCGGAACTGCTGCGGCGCACCGTCTCCTTCGGCCAGGTTCGGTCGGGAACGCTCGCGCGGCAGCGGGACACGGCGGCGACGGCGCTGAAGGTGCTCGGCTCCGACGTCCCGGTCGTCGAGGACCCGCGCTGGAACGAGTACGACCACGTCGACATCGCGCGGCACCACGCCGGAGGCGCGCCGCAGGAGGATTCCCGTGCATACCAAGGGGTCCTGGACGCGGCGCTGACGGCGTGGACCACGGCGGGCGCCGACGGGCCGTGCGCGGAGACGTGGCCGGCGTTCCTCGAACGCTGCCGCGGCGCGCTGGCGGACCTGGTGGCGGCGCTCGGCAAGGGCGAGCACGCGGTCGTGTTCACCTCCGGCGGCGTGATCGCGACGATCTGCGGGCTGCTGCTCGGGACGCCCGAGGTGGGACTGCTCAAGCTCAACCGCGTCACGGTCAACGGCGGGATCACGAAGCTGGTGTCCGGCCGCGGCGGCGTCACGATGCTGTCCTTCAACGAACACCCGCACTTCGAGGCCGACGCGGCTTCGCTGCTCACCTACCGGTAG